Part of the Pseudarthrobacter sp. NBSH8 genome is shown below.
GCTGGTGCCGGCGGGCTATGTGCTGCTCCTGTTGTCCGGGCTTCCGGTCCGAACGGAGGCAGGCCGGGTGGCGCTGGCTGTGGCCATCGGAGCAGTGGCGCTGATAGGGATTCTGGGTTTCGGGCCCGAGATCCAGTGGGCGGCTATAGCCTGCGGCTTTGTCCACGCGACTTTTGGAATCTGGGCGGGTGTTTTGGCCATCCGCGGCGGTGAAGGACGCAGGGTGCCGGGGTGGGTGCTGGTGGTCTCTGCCGGGTCCCTGCCGCTGGCGTGGATCGGATTGGAGGAGTCGGCCGTGATTGGCCTCGGGTTCATGCTGCAGAGCCTGGTGCTCGCGGCATGCGGCGGTGTCCTCCTGGTGGTGGCCCTGCAGATGAGGAAAGGTTCGGTCCGGGCATGACACGGCTGGTTGAATTCCCCACCGAGGACGGCGGCAGCGTTCTCCTGGAAGTTGCTGACGCAACGGGCAAGCTGGTGACCCGGGGCGGGGACGGCCATTCGGGTGTTTTTGCGCGGGCCCAGCAAACGTTCGAACGGGCCCTGAGCAACATCCGGCCTGCCGTCCAGGGGGTCATCGAAGAGCTCATCAACCTGCCGAACAAACCTGATGAGGTGAGCCTTCAGTTCGGCGTGGACCTGCATGCCGAAGCCGGAGCGTTCATCGCGGCCGCCAGCACCACCTCGAATTTCACTGTCACCCTCAGGTGGACCCGCAACGATGGAGCACGTGCCGGTACTGCCGCGGCCGATTCCACAGGCCAGGGGGCGGTAGGAAACTTGTCACACGCCGCGGAGTAGGTCCGTGACCCAAGGCAACCATGCGCCAGACTTAGGGGCGTGACGAACAAACCCCGTCCTGGCCTTGCGATCGCTGCGCTCAGCCTAGGCACCGCCCTGAACCCGCTGAACTCCTCCATGATCGCCGTCGCGCTGGTGGTCCTGCGGGAGGATTTCGCGCTCGACGTCGCCACCGTCACCTGGGTGATCACCTCCTTCTACCTCGCATCCGCGGCCGGTCAGCCGCTGATGGGCCGGCTCGCGGACCGCTTCGGGCCGCGCCGCCTGTTTACGTTCGGGATGGCCCTGGTGGCCGTGACGTGCGCACTGGCTCCGTTCGCGCCCAACTTCGCGCTGGTCTGCGTGGCGCGGGCGCTCATGGCGGTGGGGACGGCGACGGCGTACCCGTCCGCCGTCGTGATGGTCACCGAACTGAGCCGGCTGGCGAAGCTGCCGTCCACCCGCCCGCTGGGCCGGATCCAGATGGCGAACACGTCCGCGGCCGCGGTGGGGCCCGTCGTCGGCGGTTTGTTGGTGAGCCTGCTGGGCTGGCAGGCGCTGTTTGCCGTCAACGTGCCGCTCGCGCTGCTGGCGCTGGTTGTGGTGCACCGGGTGGCGCCGGCCGATTCCGGACGCGAGACCGGGAAGCTCGCAACCCTGATCCGGGACTCCGATATCCCCGGCATCCTGGCCTTCGTGGCGTCGCTGATGCTCGCGATGATGGCGTTGCTGAACGTGATGCCGGGATACCGCTGGTGGCTCCTGGGCGCCGCGACGGTCATTGCCGCTCTGTTCGCGTGGCGGGAGCTGCGCTTCCGCCCGCCGTTCCTGGACTTGCGGCTGCTGGGCCGGAACCGGCCGCTGCTGCTGGTGTATCTGGTGTTCGTCGTCTTCAGCGGCGTCTACTACTTTGCGTTCTTCGGCCTGCCGCAGCTGCTGCAGGAGGCGGGACATTACGACGCCGGGCTGGTGGGCCTGCTGATGTTTCCTCTGGCGGCGATGTCCGTGCTGGTCACCCCGGTGACGGTCCGGCTGATCGAGCGGTTCGGTGTGCGTGCGGTGCTGATCGGCGGTGTGCTGATCCTGCTGGTTGCCTCCGGCGGGCTGGGGGCGTTGACGTTGTCCCTGTGGCCGCCCTTGGTGTTTGGGCTGACCGCGTTGATGGGTGTGCCGTACGGGGTGGTGAGCACGGCGTCGAACCAGGGCCTGTACGTGTCCGCCCGGCCGGAGGAGAGGGGAGTGGCAGCAGGTATTTTCCAGACCTGCCGCTACCTTGGCGCCATCACGGCGACGGTGTTGATCGGTGTGCTGTACGGGCCCGGGGTGAACCAGGCGAACTGGGGGCTGATGGTTATGGTGATGCTGGGGCTGGGCGCCGTGGTGCTGGCGTTGGCGGCGGCGTGGAAGCGGCGGCCCGGGGTGTAGGTGTGGCCCGGTGTCTGGCCGCCCGTGCCGGACGGGCGTAGGGTCTGGAGGACCATGACAGAACAGCAACCCTACGGGCTGGTCAACAGCTACCCGCACTTCGAGTTGCGCCGGTATCCCGCGCACGTTGTCGCCGAGGTGCACGTCAACACCACCTTTGACCGCGCCGGCAATGCTGCCTTCCGGCACTTGTTCAATTACATCAGCGGCAGCAATACGGCCCAACAGAAGCTGGCAATGACGGCTCCGGTCATCCAGGAGAGCGGGCCGTCACAGAAACTGGCGATGACAGCACCGGTGCTGCAGACCGGTCCGATGCCCGGCAGTGATGCGCAGGCTGATTTTGTGATCGCCTTTGTGCTCCGTGCGGGATTGACGGCTGAGACAGCTCCGGTTCCGACGAACCCCGACGTTCGGATCCGCCCCGTTCCGGGTTCACTTGCCGCAGCTGTCCGCTTCCCGGGCAGCGGCACCGGCGCGGCCTTTGCACGCCGAACCACGGGGCTGCAGGCCGCCCTGACCCTGGCCGGGCTGACGGCTGTGGGGGCGCCACGGTTTGCGCGCTTTGATCCGCCGTTCAAGCCGTGGTTCCTGAGGCACAACGAGGTTATCCAGGACGTGCACGAGTCCACCAGCGCTCATGAAACCACCGGCATCGCCCCCGCCTAGGTGCGCAGCGAAGTTCAGGCTGGACGCCACGCCGGCATTGTATCCAACGACTTTAGTATTACCTAAGGACCAAGCCCAGCAGACTGGGCTGCGTGCCTAGGAGGGCGGCCCGGTCCGCACCGAAACTTTCGCCAGCACGGGGCAAACGGCGTTCGCGGGCCATGCCCATGATGCACAGTTGCCTGCTGGTGGCATCATGGTCCAATGAGCGAAAACAACGATCCCACGCTGCGTTCCGTCGAGCTGACCCGGGCGGCAACGGCCCGTTACGTTGCGCGCAATGCCGCGGGCGCGGAACTTGAATTCGGCCACGGCGAAGGCCTGCTGAGCCCGGTGGAGCTGCTGCTGGCGGCGATCGCCGGATGTTCGGCCATCGACGTGGACACGGTGACGGCACGGAGCGCCGAGCCCACGTCCTTCCAGGTCTCGGCGACCGGCCACAAGGTGGTTGAGGACGGTGCCAGCCGGGTGGAGGGCCTGCACCTGTCCTTCAACCTGGGCTTTCCCGATACGGCCGAGGGGCAGAAGGCCGCCGGCATGGTGGAGCGGCTGGTGGGCCTCTCGCATGAGAAGTACTGCACGGTGTCACGGACGGTGGAGCACGGAACTGCCGTCACCAACGAGGTCCACGTCGCGGTTGGCGACGCTGAGGGCTGACGGGGTGCCGGACGAAATCCGGCACCGATACCTACACCTGTATCCTGAAATGTAGGTTGAATGGCCCCAGCGGCCATCGATCAAGCTCGGTTCGTGGCCGGATGACGGTCCGGAACCTTGGGCCGTGGCTTTGGACGTCGTGGAATCACCGCCGCAATCGTCCGTCTCCGTTCGAGTCGCCGATCGGCCCCCGGACTCTTGGAACGGACCTCTTATCAGTACCGACACACCAGCTCCCGTGGGAATCCCGACGTCGGCCCTCCAGCCTGCGCGCAGGGCTGCGGCGGATGATCCCGCCGTCGTGACCTGGGCCGAGGCGGGTGTCAGCATGACCGCGCGATGGCGGTCGGCGAACGGCAGGCCGGCGCCGGCGCGCGTCGAAGTTGTCACCGACTCCCTTACAGCCGATGAGGCGAACCGGATGGCGTCACAGGGGATCGCGATGCTCTGGCACGGTGACTTCCACAACGCACGTCAGATCCTCAACGCCATGGACCGGCGGGTAGGCGCCGTTAAGAAGATCGCGGGAACTCCGGCCGAGAAGTTTTATCGGCACCGCCAGTCGCGCTCGCATCGTGCCCGCATTCTCGGCCTGCTGCTGATTCCTCTTGATCCGGGCCCGGTGGTGCCGCTGCGCCGCGCACCGGATATCCGGGAGGCCGCCGCTGAAGCGTACGGCGATATCGGCGAATCTTCCGTTGTGTCCCTGCATGAGCTTGTCGGGGCAATTGGCGCCCACGAGTGGCGACGGAACGGCGTCTACGTCGATGCCCTGCAGGGCCGCATCCACCCGCACTACGGCACGTTCTTCCCCACCCGGAGTGAATATGTGGATCTCGTGGCCGCCGCGCCGCTGCCCTCTGACACGCTGGCGTTCGACGTCGGAACCGGCACCGGGGTGCTCGCTGCCGTCCTCGCCCGCCGTGGCGTCCACCGGGTGGTGGCGACGGACAATGAACCGCGTGCCATCACCTGCGCCGATGAGAATTTCCGGAACCTCGGTGTCCAGGACCGCGCTGAGGCCGTCCTGACCGACATGTTCCCGCCCGGACGGGCGCCGCTCGTTGTGTGCAACCCGCCCTGGATTCCGGCCACGCCGCATTCCAGCCTGGACAGTGCCGTCTACGACCCCGGCAGCAGGATGCTCTTTCGCTTCCTGAACGGACTCCCGGACCATCTGGAGCCGGGCGGTGAGGGCTGGCTCGTCCTCTCCGACCTGGCCGAGCACCTTGGCCTGCGCTCGCGTGAGGATCTGCTGGCCGCCATCGAGGCGGCTGGGCTGAAGGTGATGGACCGGCTCGACACCCGG
Proteins encoded:
- a CDS encoding CU044_2847 family protein, with protein sequence MTRLVEFPTEDGGSVLLEVADATGKLVTRGGDGHSGVFARAQQTFERALSNIRPAVQGVIEELINLPNKPDEVSLQFGVDLHAEAGAFIAAASTTSNFTVTLRWTRNDGARAGTAAADSTGQGAVGNLSHAAE
- a CDS encoding MFS transporter, with the protein product MTNKPRPGLAIAALSLGTALNPLNSSMIAVALVVLREDFALDVATVTWVITSFYLASAAGQPLMGRLADRFGPRRLFTFGMALVAVTCALAPFAPNFALVCVARALMAVGTATAYPSAVVMVTELSRLAKLPSTRPLGRIQMANTSAAAVGPVVGGLLVSLLGWQALFAVNVPLALLALVVVHRVAPADSGRETGKLATLIRDSDIPGILAFVASLMLAMMALLNVMPGYRWWLLGAATVIAALFAWRELRFRPPFLDLRLLGRNRPLLLVYLVFVVFSGVYYFAFFGLPQLLQEAGHYDAGLVGLLMFPLAAMSVLVTPVTVRLIERFGVRAVLIGGVLILLVASGGLGALTLSLWPPLVFGLTALMGVPYGVVSTASNQGLYVSARPEERGVAAGIFQTCRYLGAITATVLIGVLYGPGVNQANWGLMVMVMLGLGAVVLALAAAWKRRPGV
- a CDS encoding heme-binding protein; translated protein: MTEQQPYGLVNSYPHFELRRYPAHVVAEVHVNTTFDRAGNAAFRHLFNYISGSNTAQQKLAMTAPVIQESGPSQKLAMTAPVLQTGPMPGSDAQADFVIAFVLRAGLTAETAPVPTNPDVRIRPVPGSLAAAVRFPGSGTGAAFARRTTGLQAALTLAGLTAVGAPRFARFDPPFKPWFLRHNEVIQDVHESTSAHETTGIAPA
- a CDS encoding OsmC family protein gives rise to the protein MSENNDPTLRSVELTRAATARYVARNAAGAELEFGHGEGLLSPVELLLAAIAGCSAIDVDTVTARSAEPTSFQVSATGHKVVEDGASRVEGLHLSFNLGFPDTAEGQKAAGMVERLVGLSHEKYCTVSRTVEHGTAVTNEVHVAVGDAEG
- a CDS encoding class I SAM-dependent methyltransferase; this encodes MGIPTSALQPARRAAADDPAVVTWAEAGVSMTARWRSANGRPAPARVEVVTDSLTADEANRMASQGIAMLWHGDFHNARQILNAMDRRVGAVKKIAGTPAEKFYRHRQSRSHRARILGLLLIPLDPGPVVPLRRAPDIREAAAEAYGDIGESSVVSLHELVGAIGAHEWRRNGVYVDALQGRIHPHYGTFFPTRSEYVDLVAAAPLPSDTLAFDVGTGTGVLAAVLARRGVHRVVATDNEPRAITCADENFRNLGVQDRAEAVLTDMFPPGRAPLVVCNPPWIPATPHSSLDSAVYDPGSRMLFRFLNGLPDHLEPGGEGWLVLSDLAEHLGLRSREDLLAAIEAAGLKVMDRLDTRPTHPKASDRDDPLFEARTAEVTSLWRLVPR